Genomic segment of Myxococcus stipitatus:
GTTCCGATGCGCATGCCACACCACGGGCTCCCTGCGCGAGCGACGCAGCAGCTCCGGCCAGGTGATTCGCGGCAGGTCCTCGCTCAGCGCCGAGCCCATGACTCGCGTCTCCGCGCCCAGGTCCTTCACCAACGAGGGGACCACCGACTCCACGTGGCGCGTGACGCCCGTGTAGCGCTTGTGGAAGTGGGGGTGGATGATGAGTGTCATCGCGGCGTGGGCCTTCCGTGAGGAAAGAGCGTCGTCATCGCCTCCGCGTTCCGGTCGCTCGCACCGGAGATCCGCCCCACCGTCGCCAACGCCAGGGCCCCCAGCTCCGTGATGCGGCCTGGGTCCTCCAGCAGCTCCACGAGCCTCGTGTGTAGCGCCTCCGCGTCCACCACCTGCAGTCCTCCATGTCCCGAAAGCACCGTCACGCTGTCTCGGAAGTTGTCCATGTGCGGACCGAACAACACCGGCCGCCCCTGTCCCGCGGGCTCCAGGATGTTCTGCCCACCCCGCTTCGTGAACGAGCCCCCCACGAAGACCACCGTCGCCAGGCGGTACGCCCGCGACAGCTCGCCGATCGTGTCCAGCACCACCACCTGCGCCCGCTCGGGATTGCCCTGCGAGCGAAGCCCCACGCTCAGCCCCGTCTCACGCGCCAGGGACACCACGCGCGCCGCCCGGTCCACGTACCTGGGTGCAATCACCAGCCGCAGCTCCGGCCACCGCGTGAGCAGGCGCGCATAGACGCCCAACAGCACGTCCTCCTCGCCCTCGTGCGTGCTGCCTGCAATCCAGACCGTCGCTCCCACCGGGAGCCCCAGCGCCTCGCGCAGCGCACCATCCTCCGCCGCCGGCCCCGAGGCCAGGGAGTCGAACTTCGTGTTCCCCGTCACCTTCACCCAGTCAGGCTGCGCGCCCAGGCTTCGTGCTCGCTCCGCTTCCTCCTCCGTCCGCATCAACATCAGGTCGAAGTCCTTCAGCGGATTGCCGATGAGCCGGAACAACCACCGGTAGCGGCCTAGGTTCGATGGGGAGAAGCGCCCGTTGGTCATCACCACGCGCGCGCCGCCTCGCTTCGCCGCGCGGATGAGGTTGGGCCAGACCTCCGTGTACTCGAGCACCAGGATGTCGGGGCGAATCGCCTTCACGGCCCTGCGCGTCGCGCCCCACAGGTCGTACGGCACATACACCACGCCGTCGATGTCCTTCGCGAGCCGGCCCGTTGCCATCGCATGGCCACTGTCGGTCATCGTCGACAGGATGAGCTGGCACCCGGGGAAGCGGGCCCTCAGCGGACCGAACATGGGGGAGAGCGCGAGCAGGTCTCCCGCGCTCGCGCCATGCAACCACACCACGGGCCCGTCACCTCGCTGGGGCAGCGCACCTCGCGCATAGAACCCCAGCCGCTGCCACAGGCCGTGGCGCGTCTTCCGGTACAGGCACAGCACCGGGAAGAGCAGCGGGAAGAGAAGATACGTGGCGAGGATGTAGAGGAGTCGCATGGACGGCTCCCCGGCCCTCTATCAGATGCCAGGGCCCCTAGGCAGTACACGCACGGGGCTCGGCACAATCCAGGGTCGCCACTCCGACCCGAAGAAACGCCCAGGCCCCTGAACCCACACCTCCACGCGCACCACCCCCTCCCCCGTCAGCTCCACGGACGTCCCATCCGGCCCCAGCCGCCCCGCGCCCCACACCTCCACGCGCACCCGCTCCGGGTCCGGGATGCCCGGGACATGCACCTCGAGCACGTCTCCGACACGGGCCTCCCGACGCTCGGCGTCCACTCCGTCCAGCAGGAAGCCCTCGGGCTCCCCCAGGGCCCTGAACGCGCAGACGGCGGATCCACCCCGCAGCGCCCCGGTCACGAGCGCGGCCGCCGCCTTCGCATCCTCGGGCAGCGGCAAGGGCGCCTGGGCCGGCGGCAGGTACATCGCGAGGGAGCGAAACACAGACTCGTAGGACGGAAGGCCGTGGGCATCGTGCGCGCAGAAGGCGAGCTTCGATGCATCTCCCGACAGCTCCATGAAGCGCGCTCCCGGTCCCGGCTCCGGCGCGACGAGCACCATCACCCCGTGCATCGGGTTCGCCAGATAGGCGCCCACGGCGGGCAGCAATCGGCTCACCGGGTGACTCATCGCATGGCGGAAGAACGTGTCCGCCGAGTACAGCTCGAAGCCCTTCGCCTCCTGCGCGCTCGACTCGTCCGTCCACGGATTGTGACGCTGCACCGGATGCGCGAGGACGGTCATGCCTCCCGCCTCGTGGACCGCTCGCACGGCGTCGCTCGCGGGCATCCATCGCCGCATGCCCTCCAGCGGACGCGCCATGCCGAAGGCCACCAGGTGCCCCGCGGATGTGGAGATCTCCACCCCTGGAACCAGGAGGACCCCATCGACCCACGTGGGCGAGGGAGGAGTGAAGTCGTTGTGGTCGGTCAGCACCACGAAGTCGAGGCCCGCCGCCTTCGCCGCGCGTGCCACCGCCAGGGGACTGCCGTGCCCATCCGAGCGCGTGGTGTGGACATGAAACGCTCCTCGCGCCCACTTCGGCTGGCCCTCCTTCGGGAGGACCACCGGGTACTCCGTCAGCGACGCCGGCACGGTGAAGAAACCGCAGATGCCCAGCACCAACAGGACGAGCCCCAACACCGCTCGCACACCCTTGCCCACGGCCTTCCGGAGCCCTCCCGCTGTCTGCTTCACAGGTCCATTCCTCGCATCTCGAAACCGAGGCGGACCTTACGAAGCATCGGGCCCGATGTCCGGGCTGACGTCCTCTCGAGCCTCACGCCGCACCTCGCTCGGCGGAGCCCTCCGTCTGCATCCGCCACAGCGCCGCGTAGCGACCGCCCTTCTGGAGCAGCTCCGCGTGACTGCCGCTCTCCACCGCCTTGCCCGCCTCCATGACATGGAGCACGTCCGCGTTCACCACGGTGGACAACCGGTGCGCGATGACCAGCGCCGTTCGCCCCGGCAACACCATCGCCAGCGCGGCCTGCACCTCGCGCTCGCTCTCCGGGTCCAGGCTGCTCGTCGCCTCGTCCAACACCAGGACCTGGGCGCGCGCCAGCACCGCTCTCGCGATGCACAACCGCTGACGCTGACCACCGCTCAACGTCACGCCTCGCTCGCCGATACGGGTGTCGTAGCCCTGGGGCAGCGCTCGGATGAAGCCGTCCGCGTTCGCCACCTTCGCCGCCGCCTCGACCTCTTCACGCGTCGCGTCCGGCCGCGCATAGCGCAGGTTCTCCAGCACCGACCCCTGGAACAACAGCGGCTCCTGCGTCACCAGCGCGAACTGCTGGCGAAGGCTCTCGGCCGTGTACCGGTCCACGTCCACTCCATCCAACGTCATCCGGCCCGACTGGGGACGCTCGAAGCGCAGGAGCAGCGACGTCACCGTGCTCTTGCCTCCTCCGCTTCCTCCCACCAGTGCCGTCACCTGCCCCGCCTTCAACTCCAACGTCACCCCGTCCAGCGCCTGGCGCTCGCCATACGCGAAGCGCACATCCTCCAGGCGCAGCGCGTGCGACAACGGCGGAGCCGGCACCGCGTCCGGCGCATCCTCCACCGGGTGCTTCAAGTCCAGGAGCGCGAACAACCGCTCACCCGCCGCCCCCGCCTGCATCGCGAACTGCGTCACCCGGCCCAGGTCCTTCACCGGCTGGTACACCAGGATGACCGCGGTCAGCAGCGAGAGCAGCGCCTCCGGCTCCATCAGCCGCGTGCTCGCCGCGAAGGCCAACGCTCCCGCCAACGCCGCGGCCGCGAGGACTTCCATCACCCCCGGCACCGCACCTCGGGCCCAGGCCGCGCCCACCACGGCATCCTCATGCGCCTTCGCGTGCGACGCGAACCGCGCCAGCTCCGCCTCCTGCCCGTTGAAGGCCTGAATCGTCCGAAGCCCGCCCAGCCCCTCGTGGAGCTGGCCCGCCAGGTGCCCCAGCTGCGTCTGGCCCTCGCGCGTCCCCTTCAACACCTTGCGCGTCAACTGGGACGCGGGCAGCGCCGCGAGCGGAATCACCACCAGCATCAGCCCGCCCAGCAGCGGACTCATCGACAGCGCCACTCCCGCCAGGATGAGCACCTGGAGGCTGTCACGCAGGTACGAGCCCACCGTGTACATCGCCGCCGTCTCCACCGCGGTGACGTCCGCCGAGAAGCGGCTGAGCAGGTCTCCCTGACGCTCCCTCGCGAGCTGCGCGGGCGACAGCGACGTGAGCTTCAAGAAGAGCTCCCGCCGCACGTCCTTCACCACCCGCTGCGCGAACAGGCCCATGAAGTAGAACTGGCCCAGGTACCCCACGCCCTTCACCGCGCCCACCACCACCATCACCAGCGGGAAGCCCCAGAGCGCCGCGTCGCGCGGCAGGTCCCCGAGCCATGGCACCCGGTTCGCGCCGGCGAAGCCCTCCTCGCCTCCCGACAGCAGGAAGCGCAGCGCGGGGCCCGTGAGGTACGCGTACGCCCCCGTCGTCAGCCCCACCAACGCCATGCATACGAATGCCACCACGAGCACCGCCACATGCGGGCGCGTGTAGCGCAACAGTCGCCAGAGTGTCCGCCGCATTTCCCTACCGTCCCACCTTGCGCAGCGCCGCCTTCGCGAGCTGTGAGTACGGGTTGTACTCCAGCACCTTCAGCAGCTTCTTCCGCGCCAGCGGCGCGTCCCCCAGGTCCATGTCGATGATGGCCGCGATGATGTGCAGCCGCTCCACATACGGCCCCAAGGACAAGGCCTTCTTCAACACCTTCTGCGCCTTCTGTGCACGCTGAACCAGCGGGCCGCCCGCTCCCTGGTACGTCGCCCAGGCAAGGAAGGCGTAGTACTCCGGCTCGCTGGGGTTGAGCGACACCGACTCCTCGAAGGCCTTCATCGCCGTCACGAAGTCGCGCCGCTTCAGCGAGGACTCGCCCCGGCGCAGCGCAATCTCCGCGTCCACCACCACCGCCGTGTTGCGCCCGACGTCCAGCTTGCTGAACAGGTACTGGAGATACGCCTTGCGCTTCTCCTCCACGCTCAGCACCCGGTACGACGCGGACAGCTTCTCCTGCACCGAGTCCAACAAGTCCCGCAGGTCCGAGAGGTCGAACTCCGCATACGTGTCCGGATGGAAGCGCATCGCCGTCTCGTGGTACGCGCGCTCCACCGCCTCCGCGTCCGCGGCGATATCCAGTCCCAGGCTGCCGAAGTAGCTCCGGGTGATGATGCGCACGGCCTCCTCGCGCAGCGACGCCGCCGTCTCCACCGGCAGCGACTTGCGCTTGCGAGGCCCAATCCGGTCCGGCACCACCACCGCCGACAGCATGTCCGTCCCCGTCGCCACCGGCGTCGCGGAGAACGTCACCCCGCCCGTCAGCTTGAGGAACCACAGCAGCGAGTACGCCGCGCGCAGCTCGCCACGCCCGTGCGCCAACAACTCCTTCAAGACGATGCGGCCATTGACCTGCATCGCGATCTTGATGTCGTCCGTGTCCAGCGCCATCGCCTGCATGTCGCGGCCGAACTCCGGCGAGCGGACCGGGTACTCGCCCAGGTGCGCTCGAAGCGACGCCGCCATCACCTTCAGCGGGAAGCCCTTGCGCGCGCCCTCCAGCACCTGCGCCAGCGGCGGCAGGTCCACCGAGGCCACCTCCGACGTGTACTCGTCGCCGGAGTAGAAGGCGTAGCGGCCCTCGCGCATCCCGAGCACTCGCGCCAGCTTGTCTCGCGTGTAGTCGCGCAGCAGCTGCGAGAGCTCCTCGCCCACCGCCTCCACACCCGCGTCCGCCAGCGCCGCGCCGATGCGCAACCCGGAGGCCAGCGCCTCCACCACCCGCGCCTCCTGCGCCGGCGTGGCCAGCTTGCGCTCCACCAGGTAGCGCGGCAGCGAGTCCTCCTTCGCCGTCGAGTCGAAGTTCACCGGCCCGCCGCGCAGGAAGTACACCCGCCGGCTCAGCCCCCGGTGCGCCACCACCAGCACACCGTCCCGCCGCAGCCGGTAGATGGAGTGCAGGAGGCCGGGCAACGGATAGCCCTTCAGCTCGCCACTGTTCACCGCCGGACGCGACAGCGTGGCCGCAAGCCCCGTCAGCGGCACGGCCTGCGCCGCGCGCACCAGCGACTCCAGCCGAGGCACCAGCTCGCCCGGCTTGAGCGGGTCCGCCACGTAGGCGTTCACCTTGAGGTCCAGCACGGAGCCCACGCCCCGCGCCCGGCCCAGGTGCCCCTTGTCGATGGCGACGATGGGCACTCGCGCCCCCTGGCTGTGGCCTCGGATGTGGTGGACCACGTGCGCGCCGTCCAGGCGAGGCAGGTCCACCGACAGCACCATCACATCCGGGTTGTCCGCCGCGAAATGCTCCAGCACCGCGATGGGGTCATTCACCGCGCGCACGGAATACCCGGCCTGGGAGAGCAGGCCCCTCAGGTGTTCGAGCGTGGGAGGATGGCTCTCGGCGAGCAGAAGCGTCTTCAAGGGTAGCGCAGTCTACACCTTCACCCGGGCTTGCATCAGGGTACGATGCGCCCCCTTCTCATGACGCCACCGCCCCGCATTCTCGTCGTGGCCGGCGAGGCCTCTGGCGATTCGCACGCCGCCGACCTCGTCGCAGCCCTGCAGGCCCGCCGCCCGGACCTCACCTTCTTCGGCATGGGGGGCTCGCGACTGGCCGCCACCGGCGTCGAGCTGCTCTTCGACGCGCGCGAAGTGTCCGTCATGGGCATCACCGAGGTGCTCCCTCGCATCCCGCGAATCCTTCAAATCATGAAGGGGCTGTCCCAGGCCGCCGCGGAGCGCCGCCCCGTGGCCGCCATCCTCGTCGACATCCCGGACTTCAACCTGCGCCTGGCCAAGAAGCTCAAGGCCCTGGGAATCCCCGTCGCCTATTACATCTCGCCCATGATCTGGGCCTGGCGCCGAGGCCGGGTCCACACCATCAAGCGGCTGGTGGACCGGATGCTCTGCATCCTCCCCTTCGAGGAGGACTTCTACCGCGAGGCCGGCGTGAGCGCCCGCTACGTGGGCAGCCCCGTCGTGGAGCAGATTCCCGCACCCGACAGCCCTCTCGCGTTCCGGACCCAGTTGGGGCTCAAGCCGGATGCCCCCACCCTGGCGCTGCTCCCGGGCAGCCGCATGAGCGAGATTCGCCGGCTCCTTCCCACCATGGTGGACACGGCCAAGACGTTGTCCGCTGAACGCCCCGGCCTCCAGGTCGTCGTCCCCGTGGCCCCCACCATCCCCCGGGAGGAGGTCGTCTCCCGCTTCGAGGGCAGCGGCGTGACGCCCGTCCTCATCGAGGGCCGGGCGCCCGAGGTCGTCGGCGCCAGCGACGCCGCCGTGGTCGCCTCGGGGACAGCCGCGTTGGAAGCCGGACTGATGCAGCGTCCGCTCGTCGTCATCTACCGCGTCTCGCTCATCACGTACTGGGTGGGGCGGATGATGCTGAAGGTGGCCTTCGTGTCACTCGTCAACCTGCTGGCCGGCCGGCGCGTGGTGCCGGAGTTGATCCAGGGGGAGGCCACCCCCGAGCGCATCGCGGAGGAGGTCCGCCGGGTGTGGACCCCAGGAACCCCGCGAGACGAGATGCTCAAGGGCCTGGCGGAGGTCCGGGGGCGGCTGGGCGAGTCAGGGGCCGCCGCCCGGGCGGCGGAGTCGGTCATGGAGCTACTGCCCCCGCGCGCCATTTAGGGTATGTCCGCCCGGCCATGAACCCTGCGCTGGTCTGCATCCCCACCTACAACGAGCGGGAGAACATCGAGGCCATCACCCTGGCGGTGCTCAGGGCCGACCCGCGCGTCGATATCCTCATCGTCGACGACAACTCGCCCGACGGCACGGGGCAGCTCGCCGATGCACTCGCGGCCCAGGACTCCCGGGTGCGCGTGCTGCATCGCGAGAAGAAGGAAGGCCTGGGGCGCGCGTACCTGGCGGCGTTCCGGTGGGCCTTGGAGCAGGGCTACGCGTACATCATGGAGATGGACGCCGACTTCAGCCATGACCCGCGCTACCTGTCGGGCATGCTGGACGCGGCCGAGGCGGGTTCGGACCTGGTGCTCGGCTCGCGCTATGTCACGGGCGGCGGCACGGTGAACTGGGGCGTCGGTCGGCAGGTCATCAGCCGGGGCGGCAGCCTGTATGCCCGGACAATCCTGGGCGTGGGCGTGCGCGACTTGACTGGTGGCTTCAAGTGCTTCCACCGGCGGGTGCTGGAGTCCATCGACCTGGATGCCGTACACAGCACCGGGTACGCATTCCAGATAGAGCTCACCTACCGCACGCTCAAGCGCGGCTTCACCGTGCGCGAGGTCCCCATCATCTTCGAGGACCGCCGGGTGGGACACTCCAAGATGAACAAGAAGATTTTCGCCGAGGCGCTCACCATGGTGTGGAAGCTTCGCCTCACGGTGTAGCCCGGAAGGTCGTGCGGTGATGACGGTCTACCTGACGCAATTCCTGGTGGCCTTGCCGGCCATCTTCTTCGTGGTGGACCCCATCGGGGTGGTGCCCTTGTTCCTGGCGATGACGGCCGGGGACACGAAGGAGAAGGTCCGCAGCACGGCCCTGCGCGCCTGTCTGGTGGCCGGCGGGCTGATGACCTTCTTCGCCCTGTTCGGCACCGTCATCTTCAAGGTGTTCGGCGTGTCGCTGGGCGCCTTCCGCGTGGCGGGCGGCATCCTGCTGCTGATGACGGCGCTCGACATGCTCCGGGCCCGGCCCTCCGAGACACGCACCACGCCCACCGAGGAGCGTGAGGGCGCGGTGAAGGAAGACGTGGCCATCGTCCCGCTGGCCATCCCGCTGCTGGCGGGCCCCGGTGGCATCGCCACCGCCATGGTGCTGGTGGCCCGAGGCAACTCGATGACGGGCACCCTGCCGGTGCTCGCCGCCATCATCCTCACCTTCGTCGCCAGCTACTTCATCCTGCGCGCCTCGGGCCTCGTGCAGCGGGTGCTGCGTCAGTCCGGCGTCGCCATCGTCGAGCGGGTGATGGGCCTCATCCTCGCCGCCATCGCCGTGCAGTTCATGGCCGACGGCGCCAAGGAGCTCCTGAAGTAGCTCAGGTGCCGGCGACCCAGGCGGGCCCCGCGCGGCGGAGTGTCCCCTGGGGCTGGCCCTCCAGCGTGAGCTCGTCGGGTCCCGAGCGGCGCGCGTCGTAGGCATAGCCGCCCTCCTGGACCTCCTGGAGGTACACCACCACCGCGTCCAGCACCGACTCCTGGACGACCTTGAAGGTGGCGTCGCCGCAGTGGGGCTCATCCCCTTCGAAGAAGCGCTCCAGCATGGCCTGCTCGGGCCGGCGGACGTACACCCTCACCGGCGTGGGCTCGTTGCGGCCCAGGGAGGCAATCTCCTCCACCATCCGGGAGGGCGTGGGTTCCTTCAGCACGGATTGAACCAGGCTGCACTTGTCCGCCTCCACCTCCCGCCGCTCCGCGAGCGGCGCTTGATGCGCGCAGCCCGCCCCCGCCAGGAGCGCGACACCCATCGCGCCCCAGGCCCACCGCTGGAATCGGTCCATCCCTGCCTCCTCACGCTTCATCCGCCCGCTACAGCTTCCTCCACCGCGGCGAGAAGGGTGCTCGAGGCAGCACCGGGTCCTCCACCGCGATGATGTATTCGGCCCGGCGGTTGCCCGCTTCCGCCGTCTCGTCCGGAGTCCGCACGGCTGGCGACTCCTCACCCAATCCCTCGTAGAAGATGGGGACCTTCAACCCGCGCTGACGGAAGGCCGCGGCGAGACTCCGCGCCCGCTTGAGCGACAGCTCCCGGTTGTCCTTCGAGTCTCCCACCGTGTCCGTGTGCCCGAGCACGAAGAGGCGAACCGCCGCGAAGCGTCCGTATTTCGCAAGCGCCTCCGCAATCAACGCATGGCTCCTGTCCAGCTTGCCTCGCTCGGCGGCGGGAATGTCCGCGCGCCCCGAGGCGAAGCCCACCTCTTCATGGGGAATGTCCACGCGCCACGGGAAGAGGTCGACACCCGTGTAGAAGTCCGATGTGTCGAAGGCCCGGAGGGAAATCTTCATCACCCGGCCCTCGGCGGGTGGCCAGCTCACTCCGAGCGGCGTGCCCGCTGGCTCGCCCTTGAAGGGCACCTCGCCCTCGAAGGCCTTCTTCCCCGTGTCCATCAGCACGGTGAGCTCCACGCGGCCCGCGGGACGCGAGAGCAGGAAGGTGAGCTTGCGCCCCGCGACGTCCACGTCCTCCGGACGCACCTCCAACCGCAGCGGCCCGTTGAGCTCCGTGTCGAAGGACAGCGGCATGCTGGCTGCCTCGGCGTCGGGGAAGCGCACCACCAGCTCGCCCTCGTAGTGGAAGCGGCCCTCGGGCTGCTCCAGCTCGATGCGTCGGGTGATGCCTGGCTTCCCCCCGCCCTTCATCTCGACCACCTTCCCGTCCCCGCGCTTCAGCTTCAGCTCGAAGCCAGCAATCGGCTCGTCGATGTGCACGAGCAATGCCGGGAGCTTCTCGCCCACCGCGGCACGGCCCTCCAGGGACACCCGGATGGCTTCGGCGAACGCGGGCAGCGGCGACGAGACGGCAAGACACAGCAGCAGGACCAGGCGGGCATTCATGGCGCGGCGTCGGCCTCCGGCTTCGCGGGGCATGCGGCGACGGCGCCCCGGCTGGGTGGATTCCACCGCGACAGGGTAGGACGGTGCTCCATGCGAGGAAATGCTTCGCGAACAAGACGCGGCGGCGCGTGACGACATCCCCCCGCCACGACCCACCTCGCGGGCGGCCGGGGAGACATGCACCGGCCCTGGCCCCCCGCCCTTCCGGGCCGGACTCAGGGCACGCCGATGAGGGTGATGCCCGAGTCCTTGGCGGCGGCGAACAGCGCGGGCGCGTCCAGCAGCACCGTGCGGCCCGCCTCCAGCGCGAGGACCTTGGCCCCGACTTCGTTCATCACTT
This window contains:
- a CDS encoding 3-deoxy-D-manno-octulosonic acid transferase, yielding MRLLYILATYLLFPLLFPVLCLYRKTRHGLWQRLGFYARGALPQRGDGPVVWLHGASAGDLLALSPMFGPLRARFPGCQLILSTMTDSGHAMATGRLAKDIDGVVYVPYDLWGATRRAVKAIRPDILVLEYTEVWPNLIRAAKRGGARVVMTNGRFSPSNLGRYRWLFRLIGNPLKDFDLMLMRTEEEAERARSLGAQPDWVKVTGNTKFDSLASGPAAEDGALREALGLPVGATVWIAGSTHEGEEDVLLGVYARLLTRWPELRLVIAPRYVDRAARVVSLARETGLSVGLRSQGNPERAQVVVLDTIGELSRAYRLATVVFVGGSFTKRGGQNILEPAGQGRPVLFGPHMDNFRDSVTVLSGHGGLQVVDAEALHTRLVELLEDPGRITELGALALATVGRISGASDRNAEAMTTLFPHGRPTPR
- a CDS encoding CehA/McbA family metallohydrolase, giving the protein MKQTAGGLRKAVGKGVRAVLGLVLLVLGICGFFTVPASLTEYPVVLPKEGQPKWARGAFHVHTTRSDGHGSPLAVARAAKAAGLDFVVLTDHNDFTPPSPTWVDGVLLVPGVEISTSAGHLVAFGMARPLEGMRRWMPASDAVRAVHEAGGMTVLAHPVQRHNPWTDESSAQEAKGFELYSADTFFRHAMSHPVSRLLPAVGAYLANPMHGVMVLVAPEPGPGARFMELSGDASKLAFCAHDAHGLPSYESVFRSLAMYLPPAQAPLPLPEDAKAAAALVTGALRGGSAVCAFRALGEPEGFLLDGVDAERREARVGDVLEVHVPGIPDPERVRVEVWGAGRLGPDGTSVELTGEGVVRVEVWVQGPGRFFGSEWRPWIVPSPVRVLPRGPGI
- a CDS encoding ABC transporter ATP-binding protein; amino-acid sequence: MRRTLWRLLRYTRPHVAVLVVAFVCMALVGLTTGAYAYLTGPALRFLLSGGEEGFAGANRVPWLGDLPRDAALWGFPLVMVVVGAVKGVGYLGQFYFMGLFAQRVVKDVRRELFLKLTSLSPAQLARERQGDLLSRFSADVTAVETAAMYTVGSYLRDSLQVLILAGVALSMSPLLGGLMLVVIPLAALPASQLTRKVLKGTREGQTQLGHLAGQLHEGLGGLRTIQAFNGQEAELARFASHAKAHEDAVVGAAWARGAVPGVMEVLAAAALAGALAFAASTRLMEPEALLSLLTAVILVYQPVKDLGRVTQFAMQAGAAGERLFALLDLKHPVEDAPDAVPAPPLSHALRLEDVRFAYGERQALDGVTLELKAGQVTALVGGSGGGKSTVTSLLLRFERPQSGRMTLDGVDVDRYTAESLRQQFALVTQEPLLFQGSVLENLRYARPDATREEVEAAAKVANADGFIRALPQGYDTRIGERGVTLSGGQRQRLCIARAVLARAQVLVLDEATSSLDPESEREVQAALAMVLPGRTALVIAHRLSTVVNADVLHVMEAGKAVESGSHAELLQKGGRYAALWRMQTEGSAERGAA
- a CDS encoding DUF4388 domain-containing protein — its product is MKTLLLAESHPPTLEHLRGLLSQAGYSVRAVNDPIAVLEHFAADNPDVMVLSVDLPRLDGAHVVHHIRGHSQGARVPIVAIDKGHLGRARGVGSVLDLKVNAYVADPLKPGELVPRLESLVRAAQAVPLTGLAATLSRPAVNSGELKGYPLPGLLHSIYRLRRDGVLVVAHRGLSRRVYFLRGGPVNFDSTAKEDSLPRYLVERKLATPAQEARVVEALASGLRIGAALADAGVEAVGEELSQLLRDYTRDKLARVLGMREGRYAFYSGDEYTSEVASVDLPPLAQVLEGARKGFPLKVMAASLRAHLGEYPVRSPEFGRDMQAMALDTDDIKIAMQVNGRIVLKELLAHGRGELRAAYSLLWFLKLTGGVTFSATPVATGTDMLSAVVVPDRIGPRKRKSLPVETAASLREEAVRIITRSYFGSLGLDIAADAEAVERAYHETAMRFHPDTYAEFDLSDLRDLLDSVQEKLSASYRVLSVEEKRKAYLQYLFSKLDVGRNTAVVVDAEIALRRGESSLKRRDFVTAMKAFEESVSLNPSEPEYYAFLAWATYQGAGGPLVQRAQKAQKVLKKALSLGPYVERLHIIAAIIDMDLGDAPLARKKLLKVLEYNPYSQLAKAALRKVGR
- the lpxB gene encoding lipid-A-disaccharide synthase, with translation MTPPPRILVVAGEASGDSHAADLVAALQARRPDLTFFGMGGSRLAATGVELLFDAREVSVMGITEVLPRIPRILQIMKGLSQAAAERRPVAAILVDIPDFNLRLAKKLKALGIPVAYYISPMIWAWRRGRVHTIKRLVDRMLCILPFEEDFYREAGVSARYVGSPVVEQIPAPDSPLAFRTQLGLKPDAPTLALLPGSRMSEIRRLLPTMVDTAKTLSAERPGLQVVVPVAPTIPREEVVSRFEGSGVTPVLIEGRAPEVVGASDAAVVASGTAALEAGLMQRPLVVIYRVSLITYWVGRMMLKVAFVSLVNLLAGRRVVPELIQGEATPERIAEEVRRVWTPGTPRDEMLKGLAEVRGRLGESGAAARAAESVMELLPPRAI
- a CDS encoding polyprenol monophosphomannose synthase, which gives rise to MNPALVCIPTYNERENIEAITLAVLRADPRVDILIVDDNSPDGTGQLADALAAQDSRVRVLHREKKEGLGRAYLAAFRWALEQGYAYIMEMDADFSHDPRYLSGMLDAAEAGSDLVLGSRYVTGGGTVNWGVGRQVISRGGSLYARTILGVGVRDLTGGFKCFHRRVLESIDLDAVHSTGYAFQIELTYRTLKRGFTVREVPIIFEDRRVGHSKMNKKIFAEALTMVWKLRLTV
- a CDS encoding MarC family protein, producing the protein MTVYLTQFLVALPAIFFVVDPIGVVPLFLAMTAGDTKEKVRSTALRACLVAGGLMTFFALFGTVIFKVFGVSLGAFRVAGGILLLMTALDMLRARPSETRTTPTEEREGAVKEDVAIVPLAIPLLAGPGGIATAMVLVARGNSMTGTLPVLAAIILTFVASYFILRASGLVQRVLRQSGVAIVERVMGLILAAIAVQFMADGAKELLK
- a CDS encoding OmpA family protein — protein: MNARLVLLLCLAVSSPLPAFAEAIRVSLEGRAAVGEKLPALLVHIDEPIAGFELKLKRGDGKVVEMKGGGKPGITRRIELEQPEGRFHYEGELVVRFPDAEAASMPLSFDTELNGPLRLEVRPEDVDVAGRKLTFLLSRPAGRVELTVLMDTGKKAFEGEVPFKGEPAGTPLGVSWPPAEGRVMKISLRAFDTSDFYTGVDLFPWRVDIPHEEVGFASGRADIPAAERGKLDRSHALIAEALAKYGRFAAVRLFVLGHTDTVGDSKDNRELSLKRARSLAAAFRQRGLKVPIFYEGLGEESPAVRTPDETAEAGNRRAEYIIAVEDPVLPRAPFSPRWRKL